Proteins encoded together in one Penicillium digitatum chromosome 1, complete sequence window:
- a CDS encoding Raffinose synthase protein Sip1, putative, with protein sequence MTCLRSAQKSSRSEEDNLRFTVTIESSSLFPVQSWEAQIWHNITESEWASLSLKRCDTDQAALLTGNDSDYPYHRYVFSEEVSLPAAGGHAQFTVRFRTGSDTEWQWANQTHPVSDGEIVYMAHHSDLDKAVPTDIGARDPKQNLENYIDNLHDALQIESRLSEAPGSVLWALSGNIDAVHNGSSTIKRLALGTPSSVVRYFSLVRVSSPWLGPRHGKDHFRLTEDALICSFLREDGVNLVLLAVSGVNDILTVFQSSENGEVVIFAKSDNSEASKFHVLVSAAENFEVAMSAVVYEARKVVRPFRDTSHLDLDDSVPLSPLDDDIVLVDKEPSGQWLSEWFDGLTYCTWNGLGQDLTEEKILHALDSFKANGINVVNLIVDDGWQTNDNEGESQFKQGWKHFEAHSKGFPKGLKHTVRVIRQAHPNIEHIAVWHALLGYWGGISPDGDLAQKFKTKQVRIKNPATNGPIVENRPGGTILAIDPEDVNRFYDEFYNYLSSAGIDSVKTDAQFFLDLLEDPADRRRFVISYQDAWSIASLKHFSTRSISCGSMTPQIIFHSQIPTNKPALLLRNSGDFFPDVVASHPWHVFCNAHNALFTRYLNVLPDWDMFQTCHPYASFHAAARCISGGPIYITDEPGKHDLTLLDQMTAPTVKGTTVILRPSVIGRTIDTYHDYKEGQILRIGSYTGWAKTGSGILGLFNMQSAEASSIVSLKDFPGIHEGSEGQYIVRAHNSGKISHRMRPTWDSLVSVVLEPKGWEILTAYPTRSFTPTGSHGNNVSQTHVAVLGLIGKMTGAAAVVTSDIFVVENGRLRLDISLKALGTLGIYISDLQDRSIGRSFMITILGLPIPQKTVWKQGGENANVLAVDVLAAWKSMKLDSGWSNEAFVQVFVG encoded by the exons ATGACTTGTCTCCGATCGGCGCAGAAATCATCTAGGTCCGAAGAAGATAAT CTGCGCTTCACGGTTACCATAGAGTCCAGCAGCTTGTTCCCCGTTCAATCGTGGGAAGCGCAGATCTGGCACAACATCACTGAAAGTGAATGGGCATCTCTGTCATTGAAGAGATGCGATACAGACCAAGCAGCTCTGTTAACAGGAAATGACAGCGACTACCCCTACCATCGTTATGTATTCTCTGAAGAGGTATCCCTGCCAGCAGCAGGAGGTCATGCACAGTTCACTGTCCGGTTCCGAACTGGTTCAGACACGGAATGGCAGTGGGCTAATCAAACACACCCCGTGAGCGATGGTGAAATTGTATACATGGCACATCACTCTGATCTTGACAAGGCTGTGCCCACGGATATTGGTGCAAGAGATCCCAAGCAAAATCTGGAAAATTACATCGATAATCTTCATGATGCCTTACAGATTGAGTCACGGCTTAGTGAAGCTCCTGGGTCGGTTCTATGGGCTCTTTCTGGTAATATAGATGCTGTTCACAATGGATCTTCGACCATCAAACGACTGGCACTTGGTACCCcttcttcagtggtaaggTATTTCTCACTAGTACGTGTCTCGAGTCCATGGCTAGGTCCTCGACATGGCAAAGATCACTTCCGACTCACGGAAGATGCATTAATCTGCTCTTTTCTGCGCGAAGATGGCGTGAATCTGGTTCTTCTGGCTGTTTCGGGAGTCAACGACATTTTGACTGTGTTCCAGTCAAGTGAGAACGGAGAAGTCGTGATCTTCGCGAAGAGTGACAATTCTGAAGCATCAAAGTTCCACGTGCTTGTGAGCGCCGCGGAGAACTTTGAAGTTGCCATGTCGGCTGTGGTTTATGAGGCACGGAAGGTGGTCAGGCCGTTTAGAGATACGAGTCATCTTGATTTGGACGATTCGGTTCCATTGTCTCCCCTTGATGATGATATTGTTCTTGTCGATAAAGAACCAAGTGGACAGTGGCTTTCCGAATGGTTTGATGGCCTCACGTATTGTACTTGGAATGGACTGGGACAGGACCTCACCGAAGAGAAGATCTTGCATGCCTTGGACTCATTTAAGGCCAATGGGATCAACGTCGTCAATCTTATTGTCGACGATGGCTGGCAGACAAACGACAATGAGGGGGAGTCTCAGTTTAAGCAAGGCTGGAAGCATTTCGAGGCACACTCGAAAGGGTTCCCGAAAGGATTAAAGCACACCGTGCGAGTCATTCGTCAAGCACATCCCAACATAGAACATATTGCGGTCTGGCATGCCTTGCTGGGTTACTGGGGAGGTATCTCACCAGATGGAGATCTGGCCCAAAAATTCAAAACTAAGCAAGTGAGGATCAAAAATCCCGCCACCAATGGCCCCATTGTGGAGAACCGCCCAGGTGGAACAATCCTTGCCATTGATCCCGAGGATGTTAACCGATTCTACGACGAATTCTACAACTACCTTTCATCGGCTGGCATAGACTCGGTCAAGACGGATGCACAATTCTTCCTCGATCTTCTTGAGGACCCAGCGGACCGCCGGAGATTCGTGATTTCTTATCAAGATGCATGGTCAATCGCATCCCTCAAGCACTTCAGCACTCGATCAATCTCATGCGGGTCAATGACCCCTCAAATAATCTTCCATTCACAAATTCCCACCAACAAGCCGGCGCTCCTATTGCGAAACTCTGGCGATTTCTTTCCGGATGTTGTTGCCTCTCACCCATGGCATGTATTCTGCAATGCGCATAATGCACTGTTCACCCGCTACTTGAATGTGTTGCCAGACTGGGATATGTTCCAGACATGTCATCCATACGCATCATTTCACGCCGCAGCACGATGTATATCTGGAGGACCAATATATATCACCGATGAGCCGGGCAAACATGACCTGACCCTGCTTGATCAGATGACTGCTCCTACTGTCAAAGGAACCACGGTTATTTTGCGTCCTAGTGTGATCGGACGCACGATAGACACCTACCACGACTACAAAGAAGGACAAATTCTGCGCATTGGAAGTTACACCGGCTGGGCCAAGACCGGAAGTGGGATCTTGGGCCTATTCAATATGCAATCTGCCGAGGCCTCGAGCATAGTGTCATTGAAAGATTTCCCAGGAATTCACGAGGGCTCTGAAGGCCAGTACATTGTCCGTGCACACAATAGCGGTAAGATCTCGCACCGCATGCGGCCTACTTGGGACTCCTTGGTATCGGTTGTTCTGGAGCCAAAAGGCTGGGAGATTCTCACTGCGTACCCGACTCGGTCGTTCACGCCGACGGGAAGCCATGGCAACAATGTTAGTCAGACACATGTGGCTGTGCTGGGTCTTATAGGAAAGATGACTGGCGCAGCGGCTGTAGTGACTTCGGACATCTTTGTTGTTGAGAACGGCCGTTTACGACTTGATATAAGTTTAAAAGCGCTGGGCACTTTAGGGATTTACATCTCGGATCTTCAAGACAGGAGCATTGGACGGAGTTTCATGATCACAATTCTGGGGCTGCCGATTCCACAGAAAACAGTGTGGAAGCAGGGTGGAGAGAATGCCAATGTGTTGGCAGTTGATGTATTGGCGGCATGGAAATCCATGAAGTTGGACAGTGGATGGAGTAACGAGGCCTTTGTGCAGGTTTTTGTGGGTTAA
- a CDS encoding Polyketide synthase, enoylreductase has product MSPSTMKQWVVEDKERDFDGLVYKDADIPKVGEHEVLVKLQAASLNYRDLTIPKGLYPFALSLPVVPGSDGAGEVVEVGSKVVEFKKGDQVATLFNQGHQYGEIDTYAAGTGLGGVIDGTLREYGVFNEQGLVKAPSNLDAREASTLPCAALTSWNALYGLKPLKPGQIVLVQGTGGVSMFGLQFAKAAGATVIATTSSAEKAEKLKKLGADHVINYKTEPNWGEAARKLTPNGVGVDHVIEVGGSGTLQQSFKCIKLEGIISVIGFLGGVDPKTQPTVLETLNHVCTVRGVYVGSKALMRDMIRAIEANDIHPVVDEKVFRLDQIREAYDYMWAQKHFGKLTITIN; this is encoded by the exons ATGTCTCCTTCCACTATGAAGCAATGGGTCGTTGAAGACAAGGAGCGTGACTTCGATGGTCTTGTCTACAAGGACGCCGATATTCCGAAAGTCGGCGAACATGAAGTCTTAGTGAAGCTCCAAGCTGCATCGTTGAATTATCGCGACCTAACTATTCCCAAG GGTCTCTATCCATTTGCTCTTAGTCTTCCCGTAGTGCCAGGTTCTGATGGCGCCGGTGAAGTTGTCGAAGTGGGATCCAAAGTCGTTGAATTCAAGAAGGGCGATCAAGTTGCGACTCTCTTCAACCAGGGCCACCAATACGGCGAGATTGACACATACGCAGCGGGTACTGGCCTTGGTGGTGTGATCGACGGTACCCTACGCGAATATGGCGTATTCAATGAACAGGGTCTTGTCAAGGCACCGAGCAACCTCGATGCCCGCGAAGCTAGCACCTTACCATGCGCTGCGCTCACCAGTTGGAATGCACTGTATGGCCTGAAGCCTCTGAAGCCCGGACAGATTGTTCTCGTGCAAGGAACGGGTGGTGTCAGTATGTTTGGCTTGCAG TTCGCCAAAGCCGCCGGTGCGACAGTTATCGCGACAACTTcttctgccgagaaggccgaAAAGCTCAAGAAGCTTGGCGCTGATCACGTCATCAATTACAAAACTGAGCCCAACTGGGGCGAGGCCGCTCGCAAGCTGACTCCCAATGGAGTTGGCGTGGACCACGTCATCGAAGTGGGTGGCAGCGGAACGCTCCAGCAGAGCTTCAAGTGTATTAAGCTCGAAGGTATCATCAGTGTGATTGGGTTCCTTGGAGGCGTGGACCCGAAGACACAGCCGACTGTTTTGGAGACATTGAATCACGTCTGCACTGTCCGTGGTGTTTATGTTGGTAGCAAAGCTCTCATGAGGGATATGATCCGAGCTATCGAGGCCAATGACATCCATCCTGTGGTGGATGAGAAGGTTTTCCGCTTGGATCAGATCCGGGAAGCCTATGATTACATG TGGGCCCAGAAACATTTTGGAAAGTTGACTATCACGATCAACTAG
- a CDS encoding Acyl-CoA N-acyltransferase: protein MSSVKEGRVTKLKAKRPRTAIRRASKIPLVERTNALSIGDFIAQYVTPPTQTEDAAKNEKIDRQDPPKDPPQDQNRQDLTPTPRVDVYSAATISAVDLEACLDLIEQTSSEAYMASPTGWSRTRKLKEMKLPDMKYLILRDTPNGFRESSGQVSKDQQSDATDDNVSSPSPKNVNKSISSSSTAAPNALGFLSFMATYEDGKEVVYCYEIHLSPAARGRGIGKLLMDRMEGIGRAVGLEKSMLTVFKSNEIARRFYERLGYEVDEYSPRPRMLRNGTIKDVDYLILSKMLK from the exons ATGTCGTCCGTGAAAGAAGGCCGAGTGACCAAATTAAAAGCCAAGAGACCGCGAACCGCAATCCGACGCGCCTCGAAAA TTCCACTGGTGGAACGGACCAACGCATTGTCCATTGGCGACTTCATCGCCCAATACGTGACTCCACCCACGCAAACAGAAGATGCAGCAAAAAATGAGAAGATCGATCGACAAGATCCACCAAAAGATCCACCACAAGATCAAAATCGGCAGGATTTGACCCCTACACCCCGCGTGGATGTCTACTCCGCGGCAACAATCTCCGCAGTTGATCTGGAAGCATGTCTGGATCTAATCGAGCAAACCTCAAGCGAAGCATACATGGCGTCGCCCACAGGCTGGTCGCGTACCAGGAAGCTAAAGGAGATGAAGTTGCCGGACATGAAATATTTGATTTTGCGGGATACGCCAAATGGGTTTAGAGAGTCTAGCGGCCAAGTTTCGAAAGACCAGCAGAGCGACGCCACTGACGACAATGtttcatctccatctccgaAAAATGTCAATAAATCGATTTCCTCGTCTAGTACTGCTGCTCCGAACGCGCTCGGCTTTTTATCTTTTATGGCCACCTACGAGGATGGAAAGGAGGTTGTTTACTGCTACGAGATTCACTTGTCGCCAGCGGCCCGGGGACGGGGCATTGGGAAGTTGCTTATGGACCGGATGGAAGGAATCGGTCGTGCTGTGGGCTTGgagaagtccatgctgacgGTTTTCAAGTCGAATGAGATTGCTCGGCGGTTCTATGAGCGGCTTGGGTATGAGGTTGATGAGTACTCGCCCCGACCGCGCATGTTGCGCAATGGGACTATTAAGGATGTGGACTACTTGATTCTGTCGAAGATGTTGAAGTAA
- a CDS encoding GPI transamidase subunit PIG-U — protein MAVDRRKIAVFGAAFVLRLLLTCLFPSLPDLLTGRVEVSTPVNSFKRLQEGLFLYTRNVSPYDGGVFHQAPLLLPLFTLLPDAKSSPLPTAIFYFIVDLLNAHALIAISASGQSVKSRLHSAVRKHVRWDGVSVAAWFLFNPLTIATCLARSTSVFTTSGILFAVSNAVGGNSINAMLALGFASYLSLYPALLFIPLVLLCYDRRLEGPSPPNVGSFIVQHAALLLASVAGLLGLSCLITGNFWEFLSATYGFHLLVPDLTPNVGLWWYFFIEMFDSFREFFLGVFWLHLASYVGGLTARFRKQPLFVITSLLGVFAIFKPYPSISDASLFFALLPLYRHLFPLMRYTFFAGSAILYSGLLGPAFYHLWIYAGSGNANFFYAITLVWSLGLSILLADTVFAALRDEWEQERPDQVGTEVRQV, from the exons ATGGCTGTAGACCGACGGAAGATTGCTGTGTTCGGCGCGGCTTTCGTATTGCGTCTGCTTCTTACATGTCTTTTTCCGTCACTACCTGATTTATTAACGGGGAGAGTCGAAGTCTCAACACCCGTTAATAGCTTCAAACGCC TGCAGGAAGGCCTGTTCTTGTACACACGAAATGTGTCGCCTTATGATGGCGGCGTCTTCCACCAG GCACCGCTCCTATTACCTCTGTTCACCCTACTCCCGGATGCCAAGAGCTCGCCGTTACCTACAGCAATTTTTTACTTCATTGTAGACCTTTTGAACGCGCACGCATTGATAGCTATCTCTGCGTCAGGCCAATCCGTTAAATCGAGACTACACTCAGCGGTCCGAAAACATGTCCGATGGGATGGAGTGTCCGTTGCAGCATG GTTTTTGTTTAATCCTCTCACCATTGCGACTTGTTTAGCGCGATCAACCAGCGTATTTACAACATCGGGAATTCTCTTCGCGGTCTCCAATGCAGTCGGTGGAAATAGCATCAATGCGATGCTAGCCCTGGGATTTGCTTCGTACCTGTCTCTATATCCGGCACTGCTCTTTATACCGTTGGTCCTGCTATGCTATGACCGACGCTTGGAGGGACCAAGCCCACCCAATGTTGGATCTTTCATTGTTCAACACGCTGCCCTACTACTGGCCAGTGTGGCAGGCCTGCTTGGTCTGTCCTGTCTGATCACCGGTAACTTCTGGGAGTTTCTATCGGCAACGTATGGTTTCCATTTGCTGGTTCCAGACTTGACCCCCAACGTGGGGCTGTGGTGGTACTTTTTCATCGAAATGTTCGACTCATTTCGAGAGTTCTTCCTCGGCGTTTTCTGGCTTCACCTGGCCAGCTATGTCGGGGGTCTCACAGCTCGCTTCCGCAAACAACCTCTTTTCGTGATAACCTCGCTCTTGGGTGTCTTCGCCATCTTCAAGCCATACCCCAGCATCTCGGATGCGTCTTTGTTCTTCGCATTGCTGCCATTATATCGCCATCTTTTCCCCT TGATGCGTTATACTTTCTTCGCGGGCTCGGCAATCTTGTACTCCGGCCTCCTCGGCCCGGCTTTCTACCACCTTTGGATTTACGCAGGATCCGGTAATGCCAATTTCTTCTACGCCATTACCCTGGTCTGGAGCTTGGGTCTCTCCATCCTGTTAGCCGACACTGTATTCGCCGCTCTCAGAGACGAGTGGGAGCAAGAACGCCCAGATCAGGTGGGCACAGAGGTGCGACAGGTGTAA
- a CDS encoding Pescadillo, which produces MGKVKKKGTSGAAKNYITRTQAVRKLQISLPDFRRLCIFKGIYPREPRNKKKASKTSTPNTTFYYTKDIQYLLHEPLLNKFRDQKSLAKKIARSLGRGEVSDASRLEKNNAPRLTLDHVIKERYPTFIDALRDLDDALSLLFLFATLPSTDHVPSKTVALCQRLCHEFQHYLIMTNSLRKSFLSIKGIYYQATIQGQDIMWLVPYRFVQRVNGDVDYRIMATFVEFYTTLLGFVNFRLYSSIGLRYPPKFDTRSDENGAELAAFTLEGRSVGEVPKALEASKAQSNGNSSKEISKELQAKVDKVIKKAGLEQSPDEEMVDTTEEATDAIDRFEPAAPEADNLPQPTMSGNEAGALFSPFVFYISREAPKAPLEFILRSFGCKRVGWASVLGDGAFTHDETDPRITHQIVDRPQLPHESLPAIPAADENAIQRVQPGSRIPGRTYVQPQWVWDCINEGKLLRADLYSPGATLPPHLSPWVKASRGAYDPRASLADQEDEDEAEIAAEASDSDEEMEDEPAADAKPATAEESDEESVDGGMDVAGTDDDESEEESEEEEDFGGFDEEAASESEDEDEAARTQHQKELEAEAAGLPFTANAAADEAAKKKSSKSKKVAAKKRSEDEELERQKMMMSRKKRKLLEKMMYSNKKTAEESAKLRSKRRKLEKGEKN; this is translated from the exons ATGGGCAAAGTTAAGAAGAAGG GTACCTCTGGCGCAGCCAAGAACTACATAACCAGAACTCAGGCCGTGCGCAAACTTCAGATCTCTTTACCGGATTTCCGCCGACTATGCATCTTCAAGG GTATCTACCCTCGCGAGCCCCGTaacaagaagaaggcctCCAAGACATCTACGCCCAACACCACCTTCTATTACACCAAGGACATCCAGTATCTGCTACACGAGCCCCTGCTCAACAAGTTCCGTGACCAGAAGTCACTTGCAAAGAAGATCGCCCGCTCTCTCGGCCGTGGAGAAGTCAGCGATGCATCCCGTTTAGAAAAGAACAACGCCCCGAGACTTACCTTGGACCATGTCATTAAAGAGCGCTACCCGACCTTTATCGATGCCCTCCGTGATCTTGATGACGCCTtgtctcttcttttcctcttcgctACCCTTCCCTCTACAGATCATGTCCCTTCTAAGACCGTTGCGCTCTGCCAGCGCCTTTGCCACGAGTTCCAGCACTACCTGATCATGACAAATTCTCTGCGCAAATCTTTCCTTTCAATTAAGGGTATCTACTACCAGGCTACGATTCAGGGCCAAGACATTATGTGGCTTGTGCCCTACCGTTTCGTCCAGCGTGTCAATGGTGATGTCGATTACCGCATCATGGCTACCTTTGTCGAGTTTTACACCACCCTGCTGGGCTTCGTCAACTTCCGCCTGTACTCCTCGATTGGATTGAGATACCCCCCTAAGTTCGATACCCGCAGTGACGAGAACGGCGCCGAGTTGGCAGCTTTCACTCTAGAGGGCCGGTCAGTGGGTGAGGTTCCCAAGGCTCTTGAGGCTAGCAAGGCCCAGAGCAACGGCAACTCTAGCAAGGAAATTTCCAAGGAACTTCAAGCCAAGGTTGACAAGGTGATTAAAAAGGCCGGTTTGGAACAGAGTCCGGATGAGGAGATGGTCGACACTACCGAAGAGGCAACCGATGCCATCGACCGCTTCGAGCCCGCAGCTCCCGAAGCCGACAACCTCCCCCAGCCCACGATGAGCGGCAACGAGGCCGGTGCACTCTTCTCCCCCTTCGTATTCTATATTTCCCGCGAAGCCCCCAAGGCTCCTCTTGAGTTTATTCTGCGCTCTTTTGGCTGCAAGCGCGTTGGATGGGCCTCTGTTCTGGGCGATGGAGCCTTCACTCACGACGAGACCGACCCCCGCATCACTCACCAAATTGTCGATCGCCCCCAACTTCCACATGAGTCTCTTCCCGCTATTCCCGCTGCCGATGAGAACGCCATTCAGAGGGTCCAGCCTGGATCCCGCATCCCTGGTCGTACCTACGTCCAGCCCCAGTGGGTCTGGGACTGCATTAATGAGGGCAAGCTCCTCCGAGCTGATCTCTACTCACCCGGCGCCACTCTCCCACCTCACTTGAGCCCTTGGGTCAAGGCTTCTCGTGGCGCTTACGACCCCCGCGCCAGTCTCGCCGAccaggaagatgaggatgaagccGAGATTGCTGCTGAGGCCTCTGATAGTGACGAGGAGATGGAGGACGAGCCCGCTGCTGATGCCAAGCCTGCTACTGCCGAGGAGTCCGATGAGGAGTCCGTCGACGGAGGCATGGATGTTGCCGGTACTGACGACGACGAGAGCGAGGAGGAatccgaggaggaggaagactTCGGTGGCTTTGACGAGGAAGCCGCATCCGAGtctgaggatgaagatgaggctGCCCGCACTCAGCACCAGAAGGAGCTCGAGGCTGAAGCTGCTGGTTTGCCTTTCACCGCTAACGCTGCCGCTGATGAAGCTGCCAAGAAAAAGtcttccaaatccaagaAGGTTGCAGCCAAGAAACGCagcgaggacgaggagctcgagagacaaaagatgatgatgagccGGAAGAAGCGCAAGTTGCTTGAAAAGATGATGTACTCCAACAAGAAGACCGCCGAGGAGTCCGCGAAGCTCCGCTCCAAGAGACGCAAGCTTGAGAAGGGCGAGAAGAACTAA
- a CDS encoding WD40-like Beta Propeller has protein sequence MRLSISTIVCFAIAPALANCPYARDAGTKVDHLANPHGQLPSDTILSKSTDFVSPTPSAAAGKKGLLLMNRIAPGTSELYIANADGTDERPLLADPGYEYHAEFSPDGNWISFTSERDGDGNSDIWRVRPDGSDLQPIVKSPAAEDSVVISPNGKLAAYVSTANNYNANIWVKDLETGAEWNITDTPANRPDEDMMHGNFRPAWSPDGNWLAFSSDRNTKWDGHGNLTYLGLAGWEHTQELSIYIIRPDGSDLRRVANRTYHCLGSPKWSPDGNRLIFYEMTRNETWDAHRPEIVADANSTIVSVEINGQDRRVEVGGAGVKTYPQYVTNSTIGYHLKGGDKEGLYLTNGTYLNVTIRSPSWSPDGKYVVYEKIDWSIRPLFKKLYSWDSDWEYRFTDVFPQLSSDDRVALTERQLGNSSIATFHLEDMELSLLYKPNDTSLLDTTLIQEGLGGAYSPSWSPDGEWVVFGVGAWFEARDWRGGWIVRSTATGSYVEVLTTSSLWINESKNLNTGFPSFSHDGKQVVYRVWGADTAKYGDETEIGLRILDLDTREITQLTSGWDNLPSFSPDGEFIVFTRKVSSSNYEVCTIRPDGTDFRILTSSGANDAHAVWRQDGKIMWSSGMYGFQYECALYDDTFQPYGQIMIMDSDGSNKRALTNSIWEDSMPLFLPNDWF, from the coding sequence ATGCGTCTTAGTATTTCTACTATTGTGTGTTTCGCCATTGCTCCTGCGTTGGCAAACTGTCCTTATGCCCGAGATGCGGGTACTAAGGTTGACCACCTTGCTAACCCACATGGTCAATTGCCTAGCGACACCATTCTAAGCAAATCAACCGACTTTGTATCTCCTACGCCCTCCGCAGCAGCTGGAAAAAAGGGTCTATTGTTGATGAACCGTATTGCTCCCGGTACCTCAGAACTATACATCGCCAACGCGGATGGCACCGACGAACGTCCCCTATTGGCAGATCCTGGTTATGAATACCACGCCGAGTTTTCTCCTGATGGAAACTGGATTAGCTTCACCAGTGAGCGCGACGGTGATGGAAACTCCGATATCTGGCGTGTGCGCCCAGATGGCTCCGATCTACAGCCAATTGTGAAATCCCCAGCAGCGGAAGACAGCGTTGTAATCTCACCAAATGGAAAATTGGCAGCCTATGTTTCAACCGCCAACAATTACAACGCTAACATTTGGGTCAAGGACTTGGAAACTGGTGCTGAGTGGAATATCACCGATACCCCGGCTAACCGGCCAGATGAGGACATGATGCACGGTAACTTCCGTCCGGCTTGGTCGCCAGACGGAAATTGGCTTGCATTTTCCTCAGACCGCAACACAAAATGGGATGGACACGGAAATCTTACCTACCTCGGCCTCGCGGGCTGGGAGCACACACAAGAACTCAGCATTTACATTATTCGTCCGGATGGCTCAGATCTTCGCCGTGTTGCCAACCGAACTTACCACTGCCTTGGGTCTCCCAAATGGTCACCCGATGGCAATCGCCTCATATTCTACGAGATGACCCGGAATGAAACGTGGGATGCACATCGGCCTGAGATCGTCGCAGATGCCAACTCTACAATTGTTTCTGTTGAGATCAATGGCCAGGACCGTCGAGTTGAGGttggtggtgctggtgtcaAGACATATCCCCAATACGTGACGAACTCCACAATTGGGTATCATCTGAAGGGTGGTGATAAGGAGGGCTTGTACCTTACAAATGGTACCTATTTAAATGTTACAATCCGCTCTCCCTCATGGTCTCCGGATGGAAAGTACGTTGTTTACGAGAAGATTGATTGGTCCATCCGCCCCCTATTCAAGAAGCTTTACAGCTGGGATAGCGACTGGGAATACCGCTTCACTGATGTGTTCCCTCAACTCTCATCGGACGACCGCGTGGCCCTGACCGAAAGGCAACTTGGAAACTCCTCCATTGCTACATTTCATCTGGAGGATATGGAGCTCTCCTTACTCTACAAGCCCAATGATACCAGTCTCCTTGACACGACTCTAATTCAAGAGGGTCTGGGTGGAGCCTACAGTCCCAGCTGGTCCCCAGATGGTGAATGGGTCGTCTTCGGAGTAGGCGCCTGGTTTGAGGCGCGTGATTGGCGAGGAGGCTGGATTGTACGTTCCACCGCAACTGGCAGTTACGTCGAGGTTCTGACCACCAGCAGTCTCTGGATCAACGAGTCCAAGAACCTCAACACTGGCTTTCCCAGCTTCTCACACGACGGCAAACAGGTCGTCTACCGCGTGTGGGGTGCCGACACCGCCAAGTACGGCGACGAGACAGAGATTGGTTTACGCATTCTCGACCTTGATACCAGAGAGATCACCCAGCTTACCAGCGGATGGGATAATCTTCCCTCGTTTTCCCCCGATGGGGAATTTATAGTCTTTACTCGCAAGGTTTCTTCGAGTAACTACGAGGTCTGCACCATCCGCCCTGACGGCACCGATTTCCGCATTCTGACCTCCAGCGGCGCCAACGATGCCCACGCTGTTTGGCGCCAGGATGGAAAGATCATGTGGTCCTCTGGCATGTACGGGTTCCAGTATGAGTGTGCTTTGTACGATGACACCTTTCAGCCCTACGGTCAGATCATGATAATGGATTCCGACGGATCCAATAAGCGTGCTTTGACCAACTCGATTTGGGAGGACTCCATGCCTCTCTTCCTTCCTAACGACTGGTTCTAA